Genomic DNA from Lutibacter sp. A80:
ATCTGTTTGAATATTTTTATCTGGCAAATTGCTAAAAAGATCTTTACCATTGGTATTAATAAATGCCTTAATTGAGTATTTAGATTTTTTTACCAATTCAGAATTTGGAACAAATACCTCAAACGTTTTTGACTTAATTGACAATTTTTTGCCTTGCACAATTTGTTCTTCAACAGTTAAATAAGATATATTTTCTATTTTAAGACCGTAAGAATACTCACCGTCTAATAAAATATTTTTAAATGCTACTTTAAACAAATAACCATTGTCTTGTTTTTCAATATCGGTTATATTTATTAAGTACTTTTCATCTGTTCCAAACAAAGTGGCTGTATTAGGGTAAAAATTACTTTCTCCCGCAGATGTTTCAGCTTTAACAGTATAGAAATAAAGTTTATCTTTTTCAGCTGAAGTATCTTTATAAAAAGCACCTTTTATGCCACTTGCTATTTTATGATAATTATGCAGTTCCACTCCTCTATAAATGTTATACGTAGTTTCTGGAAGAATTGAATTTTGTTCAATCCATTTTACAGATACAGTTCCATCTTCAGCTCTAATTGCAGATACATTTCTTGGACTTAACGGCACTTTTTCAGACAAAACAAGTGTTTCTCCTTTTGAAAACTCTCCAATACCAATACCATTATATGCTGCAACTGAAAACTTGTAAGGTACATTATACTCTAAACCTTCTACTCTAAAACCAAATACATTATTGGCCTCTACTAAAGTTTCTTTGTTATTAGTTTGGTTTATATATTTAAGCTTATATCCAGAAGCATTTGACACACTTTTCCAAAAAATAGTGGCTGTATTATTTCTTCTCGATGTTTTAAATATTTCTGGTATAGTTGGAATACTATTTTTTATAACTATTTGATTAGAAAATTCACTTGATCCTTGTTTATTTTCTGCATTCATTTTAAAATAATAAATAGCATCCTTTTTTAACTTGTCAATTTCTATTGAATTTACAGAAGGATCTTCAATCTTAATTTTCTGAATTAAGTTGTTAGAATCTTCACCATAAAAAATAGTATAGTTTTTTACATTTTCTATTTTTCCCCAAGTTAATTTAATACCTGAAGCCATTATTTCTCCCTTGTAAATTGTTGGATTTGCAGGCTTAGTTACTAATTTAGAACTCCATTTGGCAACAGAAACACTAAATGGTGGAATATTAATTTTTCCATTATTAAAAACCGCTTTTTGTATTTCGGTATTTTTAACATTAAGTGAGTCTGCAGTAATATAATTTACCTCAATTTGTTTATTTAGTTGATTTCCATCAATAATTATATCAAAATCTTTTGATTGCGCTGTTCTGTTGGTAAACACTAAATAATCGTAGCCATTTATACCGCGATATGCTTGTGTGTAAAACCCTGTTTCAACAGCGTTTTTTAGCCCAGGAGCTTCAAAACCATTTGTTACAGTTGAGTTAAATATAAAATTTGAATGATTAGTTACATTATGATAAATTTCATACGCCTTACCTTCTAATGTTTTATTTACACCTGTTGAAATAAGATCTGTTTGAAGTTTAGTACCATTTTTATAAGCCTCTTCAATTTGATTATTAATATTTATTTTAGGCCTATACTTACTACTTACTTCATGAGCACCAATATACCAAGAATTTGGGTGTTGTAACTGACGCATAACATATTCTATATTATAAATACTGGAATAAATACCATTTAATGGTGGATTCCATACGCCAAATTCAGTAATAACCATAGGTACATTATCCCAAGTATAATCTTCTATCTCTTGCATTGCCTCCATAGAAGTTGCTTCTAAAAGCTTAGTATTTGCTCTTTTATAAGCGTTCTCTATTGTTTCTTTTTTACCAGTATGTGGAGCGTATGAATGTTTAGAAAACACATTCCAATAAGCACCTTGTTGCTTTTGGTAACTGTTAATTTCTTTCATAAAACCCCAAATACCATCCCAAGTATTATTTAAAGCTAAAAATGCTTCAGGAAATACTTCTTTAATAGCATCTGCATGTGGTTTCATTTTAGCTGCATAATCGTAGCCATTATTCCACCAATAACGTTCCCTATGAGGGACATAAAAATAAGGTTCGTTACAAAATTGCCAAGTTGCGACTTCAATATTATTGTTTTTACAGAATCTTGCAAGCTCACGTGTCATTTCTGGAGTTTCAGAAAAGCCATTAATAGTTACAATTAACTTTCCATTTATTTCACTCAACAAATCATACAAATCTATAATACGATGTGGTCCTTTAATTTCTGTAAATCTATAACCTTTTAAATATGACTTAGAATGATCGAACATCATAGCATAATCAATATCGTATTGACCTGTGGCGCTACTAAATGCATCTCCCATAGTTCCAGAAAAATAGCGTAACCATCCTGGATTTAACTCATGAACTGCTTTTCTAAAATCTGGATGTAAATAACTCCAACTTTTGTCTGCAATTCTAACATTAAACCCACTAGAACCAATTTTTATAGCATGCCCTGTTTTTGTATCAATATTAATTACACCTTCTTTTTCTTGAGAATAAGACAGCTGAAAAAACAAGCAAATAATTACTAAAATATGTTTGTTTTTAAACACCCTCATCTTAATCTACATTTAAAAAAGTTGTTTGACTAAATGTAAATACATCTGATGGTGTTCTCGCTTCTTTAATTATAGTTTCCATTTTTGAAACTATTTCAGGATTTTGAGCTGCCACATTATTTTTTTCACTTGGATCTTTAGATAAATCGTATAATTGAATTGGAGCATTAGGATTTTTAAGTACTTGATATTTTACAGCTTTCCAATCTCCCATTCTTACAGCCTGACGACCTCCTTTTTCATGAAACTCCCAATATAAATATTCATGTTCTTTTTGCGCTTCAGTATTACCTAAAATTTCTGGTAAAAATGAAATTCCATCTATATTATTTGGTTTGTCTACACCTATAATATCAGAAAATGTTGGAAAAACATCCCAAAAAGCAGAAATATGGTTAGATGTACTATTCTCTTTAACTTTTCCTGGCCACTTAACAATCATTGGCACTCTAATTCCCCCTTCATATAAATCTCTTTTCGTTCCTTTAAAAACACCATTACTATTAAAATAATTTGGATCTGCACCACCTTCTTTATGTGGACCATTGTCTGATGTAAAAATAATAATTGTATTATCAGCTATTCCAAGTTCTTCAACTTTAGTCATTATTTCACCAACTTGTTGATCTAATAAATCAATCATAGCGGCAAAAGCAGCATGAGATTCATTTTGAGACTGGTATGCTCCATTTCTTAATTCTGCAGGAGTACTATTATCTGTAAATACTTTTTCTGGTAAAAATTTACCTCTGTACTTAGCCATAAGTTCTTCTGGGGCTGCTAATTCAGCATGCGGAATAATAGATGCTACATATGCAAAAAATGGTTTATCCTTATTATCTTCTATAAATTGGATGGTTTTTTCGTGAATTACACTTGGTG
This window encodes:
- a CDS encoding arylsulfatase; amino-acid sequence: MTKISTSILILLFSIVLMSCNSSSNKTQDSVASNVEGSTSKPNIIYILADDLGYGDLSCYGQEKFSTPNIDKLASKGMMFTQHYSGSTVCAPSRSALLTGMHTGHTVVRGNKEIQPEGQYPIPDDTYTLAEVMKKAGYTTGAFGKWGLGFPGSEGDPVNQGFDTFFGYNCQRLGHKYYPDHLWSNRDSIVLEGNENFANKIYAPSVIHEKTIQFIEDNKDKPFFAYVASIIPHAELAAPEELMAKYRGKFLPEKVFTDNSTPAELRNGAYQSQNESHAAFAAMIDLLDQQVGEIMTKVEELGIADNTIIIFTSDNGPHKEGGADPNYFNSNGVFKGTKRDLYEGGIRVPMIVKWPGKVKENSTSNHISAFWDVFPTFSDIIGVDKPNNIDGISFLPEILGNTEAQKEHEYLYWEFHEKGGRQAVRMGDWKAVKYQVLKNPNAPIQLYDLSKDPSEKNNVAAQNPEIVSKMETIIKEARTPSDVFTFSQTTFLNVD
- a CDS encoding fibronectin type III domain-containing protein, which gives rise to MRVFKNKHILVIICLFFQLSYSQEKEGVINIDTKTGHAIKIGSSGFNVRIADKSWSYLHPDFRKAVHELNPGWLRYFSGTMGDAFSSATGQYDIDYAMMFDHSKSYLKGYRFTEIKGPHRIIDLYDLLSEINGKLIVTINGFSETPEMTRELARFCKNNNIEVATWQFCNEPYFYVPHRERYWWNNGYDYAAKMKPHADAIKEVFPEAFLALNNTWDGIWGFMKEINSYQKQQGAYWNVFSKHSYAPHTGKKETIENAYKRANTKLLEATSMEAMQEIEDYTWDNVPMVITEFGVWNPPLNGIYSSIYNIEYVMRQLQHPNSWYIGAHEVSSKYRPKININNQIEEAYKNGTKLQTDLISTGVNKTLEGKAYEIYHNVTNHSNFIFNSTVTNGFEAPGLKNAVETGFYTQAYRGINGYDYLVFTNRTAQSKDFDIIIDGNQLNKQIEVNYITADSLNVKNTEIQKAVFNNGKINIPPFSVSVAKWSSKLVTKPANPTIYKGEIMASGIKLTWGKIENVKNYTIFYGEDSNNLIQKIKIEDPSVNSIEIDKLKKDAIYYFKMNAENKQGSSEFSNQIVIKNSIPTIPEIFKTSRRNNTATIFWKSVSNASGYKLKYINQTNNKETLVEANNVFGFRVEGLEYNVPYKFSVAAYNGIGIGEFSKGETLVLSEKVPLSPRNVSAIRAEDGTVSVKWIEQNSILPETTYNIYRGVELHNYHKIASGIKGAFYKDTSAEKDKLYFYTVKAETSAGESNFYPNTATLFGTDEKYLINITDIEKQDNGYLFKVAFKNILLDGEYSYGLKIENISYLTVEEQIVQGKKLSIKSKTFEVFVPNSELVKKSKYSIKAFINTNGKDLFSNLPDKNIQTD